The following are from one region of the Salvia splendens isolate huo1 chromosome 2, SspV2, whole genome shotgun sequence genome:
- the LOC121765265 gene encoding uncharacterized protein LOC121765265 produces MQSLQEPSNADSESAADSDNVGGLGKVAIEVVAVAENGNGGEERRESSVSECSVEIGAKIERDCRICHLRMDATDQGSGFPIELGCSCKEDLAAAHNQCAEAWFKIKGDKTCEICGSLAINVVGVTEAELTESWNETADTAAAAAASAASQSRNFWQGRRFLNFLLACMVFAFVISWLFHFNVPS; encoded by the exons ATGCAATCTTTACAAGAACCCAGTAACGCGGATTCGGAATCCGCAGCTGATTCTGATAATGTCGGTGGTTTAGGGAAAGTTGCAATCGAGGTTGTGGCTGTGGCAGAAAACGGCAATGGTGGGGAGGAGAGGAGAGAATCCAGTGTGTCTGAGTGCTCGGTAGAGATTGGGGCTAAAATTGAGAGGGATTGTAGGATATGCCACCTCAGAATGGATGCAACTGATCAGGGCTCAGGGTTTCCCATTGAACTGGGATGCTCTTGTAAGGAGGATTTGGCTGCTGCCCACAACCAATGTGCTGAGGCCTGGTTCAAGATTAAAGGAGACAA AACCTGTGAGATATGTGGATCCCTTGCAATAAATGTGGTCGGGGTAACTGAGGCTGAGCTGACAGAGTCATGGAACGAGACCGCTGatactgctgctgctgctgctgcaagtGCAGCATCCCAGTCGCGGAACTTCTGGCAAGGCCGGCGCTTCCTCAACTTCTTGTTAGCTTGCATGGTGTTTGCGTTTGTCATATCGTGGCTTTTCCATTTCAACGTGCCCTCTTGA